The Procambarus clarkii isolate CNS0578487 chromosome 37, FALCON_Pclarkii_2.0, whole genome shotgun sequence genome window below encodes:
- the LOC123751008 gene encoding tripartite motif-containing protein 59-like: MMDNKPEECSVCFNDYDENRLRPRTLPCGHTFCCQCIDNAIKNGKLTCPSCRAEHAATASTQFPINYAVEAFVRKLKNTQLTTEEVVLAKPYEGPARGISKTLRSMVQEQMSSISRLIISCEEVLSQLGEYRGQLGDWKTCHLQLQDRLYALVEQNKSAMKLLELEDTSVVDMTTQGEERKTQLQAILGNLDTVNTPQEVGTTIDS, from the coding sequence gataacaagccagaggaatgttcagtgtgttttaacgatTATGACGAAAATCGGCTACGACCTCGCACACTGCCatgtggccacacattctgctgccagtgtattgacaatgctatcaagaatggtaagctgacctgccccagctgccgtgccgagcacgctgccacagcctctactcagttcccaattaaTTATGCTGTGGAGGCATTTGTTAGGAAACTAAAAAATACCCAGCTaacaactgaggaagtagtgcTAGCAAAACCTTATGAAGGTCCCGCCAGAGGCATCAGTAAGACATTACGTTCCATGGTGCAGGAGCAGATGAGCAGCATCAGCCGCCTCATTattagctgtgaagaggtactgtcccagctgggggagtaccgggggcagctgggggactggaagacttgccacctccagctccaggacagactctatgctctggtagagcagaacaagtcagcaatgaagctcttggaactggaggataccagtgtggtggatatgacaacacaaggagaggaaaggaagactcagctgcaggccataTTGGGGAacctcgacacagtcaacaccccacAGGAGGTTGGCACAACCATAGACAGCTGA